CCCGCCGGGGCCTCCGTCACCTCGCCGTACATCAGCGCGCGGTCCTCGCGCCACCACTTCACGAGACGAGCGATATCCGCCGCCGCCGCAACACCGTCGTTCACGCTCACGAATCCGCGGTGACCCCGCATGTACTTCACCCGGCGATTCACCTTCCGGCGACGCTTGCGAACCTCACCGGTCCGCGCATCGGTGCTCGAGCGCCAGACCGCCGTCTTTCGCACGTACTTCTCGGCCCGCTGCTTCCCCCGAAGCATCCGCGCAATGTGCATTATCGGCGCTATACGATCCACGCCACCGCACCTCCCGGTCAGCGCGGCGTCGGTGCGACAGTCGCGCCGCGTCCCGCCGCGGCGAGCAGCATGTCGGTCGCGACGGCCACGAGCCGCTCCGTCATGGGCGACAGCGTCGCGTGCTCGCGGGTCACGAGCGCGATGACGTCGAAGAGCGGCTCCGCGAAGCCGACGGCGTGGAGCTCCGGGCCGAAGGCCGGGCTGCGGGTCACGGCGGTCGCGACCATGGTCTCGCCGAGGCCGCGTGCGACGAGATCCAGCGCGGTTGCGGCGTTCTCGACCTCGATGGCCGGCTCGAGGCGGATGCCAGCCGATTGGGCGCGCTCCGCGAGCTGGCGCCGCGTGGGATCCTGCTCGCCGTAGTGCGCGTCGTAGAGGATGAGCGGCCGCTGGGCGATCCGCTCGATCGTCATGTGGCGGCGGGAGCGCCCGCGCTCGGAGGTCACCCACACGACCTCGTCGCGCAGCAGCGGCGTCACGGCGAGGCCCGCGTCGTCGATCGGGAGCACGACGAGCCCAGCCTCGAGCCCGCCGTCCCTGACGGCGTGCGCGACCTCGACCGAGTTCTGGCCGACGAGCCGGACGCGGACCCCGGGATGCGCCCGATGGAAGCGCTCGGCGAGACCGGAGAGCACGTAGTGCTCGGCATTGCGGAGCACTCCGAAGCTCGCCTCCCCCGCCGTCACCCCGCGCA
The Homoserinibacter sp. YIM 151385 DNA segment above includes these coding regions:
- a CDS encoding LysR family transcriptional regulator; this translates as MQIAQLRAFLAAVDTGTFTAAAARLGVAQPTVSELIRRLESDAGLQFFVRGGRRLVLTAAGRELLPWARRVVDGVDGADETLRAVRGVTAGEASFGVLRNAEHYVLSGLAERFHRAHPGVRVRLVGQNSVEVAHAVRDGGLEAGLVVLPIDDAGLAVTPLLRDEVVWVTSERGRSRRHMTIERIAQRPLILYDAHYGEQDPTRRQLAERAQSAGIRLEPAIEVENAATALDLVARGLGETMVATAVTRSPAFGPELHAVGFAEPLFDVIALVTREHATLSPMTERLVAVATDMLLAAAGRGATVAPTPR